The following coding sequences are from one Hippopotamus amphibius kiboko isolate mHipAmp2 chromosome 9, mHipAmp2.hap2, whole genome shotgun sequence window:
- the ZNF215 gene encoding zinc finger protein 215 yields MWRMQPLNKLMALLKPQNLAPHEQSEVLRADVSWQQETIPVMETDDCEASRQKFRHFQYLEVSGPHEALSQLWELCLQWLRPEIHTKKQILELLVLEQFLTILPEEVRYWVNLQHPKNSREVVSLIEDVIDMLKDEGKTCKDSVLLQKGSINKERMEADSLTGKSQEPGTFKDVVVEFSKEEWGQLDPAVKNLYRNVMLENYRNLNSLHKEHLLSKPVETSKLESEEKSWIMEQEVLRTTVFDREIISEDQDLVPKQRISGEESSHAVIMTRLTESGPPPLDAWKSDDWLYRNQEHWDINLPQEAFIHNTVYTEEGDFECSENKESFNVKSVNSIFDTQQGIPMRKDSPKCDQLKTNFEFNLDSVGKQHSEYSGCENALSLSTDTQHPKSHATVNSYACYQCGKAFSRSSSLIRHQIIHTGEKPYKCNECGRFFNRRTNLTKHQKIHTEAKASEGSKNGKALSQPEDSYKNPRLRSADNPYECVHCGKSFTRSSSLIRHQVIHTGEKPFRCKECEKTFNRSSNLIKHQKLHTRGKSYDRKNMGLPSVRVQNSFKVHEFILEGIL; encoded by the exons ATGTGGAGGATGCAGCCTTTGAACAAGTTGATGGCTCTCTTAAAACCTCAAAACCTGGCTCCTCATGAACAAAGTGAGGTCCTGAGAGCAGATGTGTCTTGGCAGCAGGAAACCATCCCAGTCATGGAGACAGATGACTGTGAAGCCTCTCGTCAAAAGTTCAGACATTTCCAGTATTTGGAAGTGTCTGGGCCTCATGAAGCCCTGAGCCAACTCTGGGAGCTCTGTCTTCAGTGGCTGAGACCAGAAATTCATACAAAGAAGCAGATCCTAGAGCTTTTGGTGCTGGAACAGTTCCTGACAATTCTCCCTGAAGAAGTCAGGTATTGGGTGAATTTACAACATCCAAAGAACAGTCGAGAAGTGGTGAGCCTCATAGAGGATGTGATTGATATGCTTAAAGATGAAG GTAAAACCTGCAAGGATTCTGTCCTACTGCAGAAGGGGAGCATCAATAAAGAGAGGATGGAAGCTGACTCGCTAACAGGCAAATCCCAG GAACCAGGGACATTCAAAGATGTGGTTGTGGAATTCAGCAAGGAAGAGTGGGGACAACTGGACCCGGCTGTAAAGAACCTGTACAGGaatgtgatgctggagaactatAGGAACCTGAATTCATTGCATAAAG AACATCTACTTTCCAAACCAGTTGAGACCTCCAAGTTGGAGAGTGAGGAAAAAAGTTGGATAATGGAGCAAGAAGTTCTAAGAACAACTGTTTTTG acagAGAGATAATTTCAGAAGATCAGGATTTAGTTCCAAAGCAGAGAATTTCTGGAGAAGAATCATCCCATGCAGTGATTATGACAAGACTGACCGAAAGTGGACCTCCTCCTTTAGATGCCTGGAAAAGTGATGATTGGTTATATAGGAACCAGGAACACTGGGACATAAATTTGCCACAAGAAGCCTTCATTCATAATACAGTCTACACTGAGGAAGGAGACTTTGAATGTAGTGAAAATAAGGAAAGCTTTAATGTTAAGTCAGTTAACTCAATTTTTGACACACAACAGGGAATTCCTATGAGAAAGGATTCCCCAAAGTGTGATCAGCTTAAAACTAACTTCGAATTTAATTTAGACTCAGTAGGTAAGCAACATTCAGAATATAGCGGATGTGAGAATGCCTTGAGCCTGAGTACAGATACTCAGCACCCAAAAAGTCATGCCACAGTGAATTCCTACGCATGTTAtcaatgtgggaaggccttcagccGCAGTTCGTCCCTCATTCGACATCAGATCattcacacaggagagaaaccctataaatgCAATGAATGTGGAAGATTCTTCAACCGACGTACAAACCTTACGAAGCATCAAAAAATTCACACTGAAGCAAAGGCCTCTGAAGGCAGTAAAAATGGAAAAGCCCTCAGTCAGCCTGAAGACAGTTATAAAAATCCAAGACTCCGTTCTGCAGATAATCCCTATGAATGTGTTCACTGTGGAAAATCCTTCACCCGGAGCTCCTCACTTATTCGACATCAAGTGattcatacaggagagaaaccattCAGATGTAAGGAATGTGAGAAAACCTTCAACAGGAGTTCGAACCTGATTAAACACCAAAAACTTCATACTCGAGGGAAGTCCTATGACAGGAAGAATATGGGATTACCTTCAGTCAGAGTGCAGAACTCATTCAAAGTCCATGAATTTATTCTGGAAGGAATCCTGTGA